A region of Lycium barbarum isolate Lr01 chromosome 1, ASM1917538v2, whole genome shotgun sequence DNA encodes the following proteins:
- the LOC132643969 gene encoding probable protein phosphatase 2C 22: MEDNNKLMFDKNESSSNSKPPNPLSGPYRLVASATKKSLVRHPSLVKLSDVSLEPRAATGDHATEYLPILRSGAWADMGSRSSMEDVYVCADNFMGLCRSTSSNEGTRAFYGVFDGHGGKHAADFACNHLPRFIAEDKDFPRQIDRALSSAFLQTDTAFAEACTLDADLASGTTALAALVIGSSLVVANAGDCRAVLCRRGKAIEMSRDHKPGCFREKERIEASGGYVYDGYLNGQLNVARALGDWHLEGLKSNDGGPLSGEPELMSTRLTEEDEFLIIGCDGIWDVFMSQNAVDFARRRLQEHNNPVMCSKDLVDEALKRKSGDNLSVVVVCFQKQPPPNLVVPRGRVHRSISAEGLKELQGFLDTLKD; encoded by the exons ATGGAAGACAATAATAAGTTGATGTTTGATAAAAATGAGAGCTCCAGCAACAGCAAGCCACCTAACCCTCTCTCTGGGCCCTACCGTTTAGTTGCTTCTGCCACCAAGAAATCCCTTGTTCGACATCCCTctttg GTGAAGTTATCAGATGTTTCTCTTGAACCAAGAGCAGCTACAGGTGATCATGCAACAGAGTACCTTCCCATACTTCGCTCAGGTGCTTGGGCTGACATGGGATCTCGGTCAAGCATGGAAGATGTGTATGTGTGTGCCGACAATTTTATGGGCCTCTGTAGATCAACTAGTTCTAATGAAGGGACTCGTGCCTTCTATGGG GTTTTCGATGGACATGGAGGAAAGCATGCAGCTGACTTTGCTTGCAACCACTTACCAAGGTTTATTGCCGAGGATAAAGATTTCCCAAGGCAGATTGATAGGGCACTTTCTTCTGCATTTTTGCAAACTGATACTGCTTTCGCAGAAGCCTGCACCTTGGATGCTGATCTTGCTTCCGGTACCACTGCTTTGGCAGCCCTTGTTATTGGAAG TTCGCTGGTTGTGGCAAATGCAGGAGATTGTAGAGCTGTACTCTGTCGCCGTGGTAAAGCTATTGAGATGTCGAGAGATCACAAACCAGGTTGTTTTAGGGAGAAAGAGCGCATTGAAGCTTCCGGAGGATATGTGTATGACGGCTACCTGAATGGACAACTTAATGTGGCTCGTGCTTTAGGAGATTGGCACCTGGAAGGATTAAAATCTAATGATGGTGGTCCCCTTAGTGGAGAACCTGAACTTATGAGCACCAGACTTACAGAAGAGGACGAGTTTCTAATAATAGGCTGTGATGGTATATGGGATGTCTTCATGAGCCAAAATGCTGTGGACTTTGCTCGTCGAAGGCTTCAGGAACACAATAATCCAGTGATGTGCAGCAAAGATCTCGTTGATGAGGCTCTGAAAAGAAAGAGTGGGGACAATTTATCTGTGGTTGTGGTGTGTTTTCAAAAGCAGCCACCTCCTAACTTGGTTGTGCCACGCGGAAGGGTGCATAGGAGCATTTCTGCAGAAGGTTTAAAAGAGTTGCAGGGTTTCTTGGATACCTTGAAAGATTAA
- the LOC132643976 gene encoding type 2 DNA topoisomerase 6 subunit B-like isoform X1, with translation MEISSVQMLYKHLIFLAVQRCRMSDDLCRLTVKLTSSSRFPLHFVRISVSDTGVGSKLEEYQYLKYGDDLVLANQWDGMISIATTSISDSEIHNLNLNLKEFISAGRLTKLPSTVKNDVKFSGTEVSVSISKSLDDLLAEVTCFLQKMILVKIPRVVLELLVSGDDPLGSQFESRILAIEGSSVYSPVESIKCLEVGLKDYVHNHHTYFSTGENLKVGTGVAKSSGSSQGNSQVVEAVVIISEMSEPFPSSCFREQDMKTEILCFMDFVPCSVAQSSLDALTSINWKSYGLTLPNVADHDGCVMLEWENLPPYFHIHIAIHCYHRKVKQWVAQNSLPDRNLARKAVKCALDDLKENNQGVLLSTRALKMCDYAPDLAKTLARLILSSNDLHFQEECCSLLGVQSQEVNTDNVGNCIREKIVSVIRLNDCNPQKHTEAPSFLFQDDCFQREDFMDEEYQEGEEAYSSLDL, from the exons ATGGAAATCTCATCAGTGCAAATGCTCTATAAACAT TTAATTTTCTTAGCCGTTCAACGATGCCGCATGTCTGATGATCTTTGCAGATTAACTGTCAAATTGACCTCCTCTTCTCGATTTCCACTCCACTTCGTTCGAATTTCAG TTTCTGATACTGGTGTCGGGAGCAAACTGGAGGAATACCAATATTTGAAATACGGAGACGACCTTGTTCTGGCTAATCAATGGG ATGGGATGATTTCTATTGCAACTACAA GCATATCTGATAGTGAGATACACAACTTAAACTTAAATTTAAAAGAATTTATTTCTGCTGGGAGACTGACAAAGCTACCCTCAACTGTAAAGAATGATGTCAAATTCAG CGGGACTGAAGTATCAGTATCAATATCCAAGAGCCTTGATGACTTATTGGCAGAGGTGACCTGCTTTCTTCAGAAG ATGATCCTTGTGAAGATTCCG AGAGTTGTATTGGAACTCTTAGTTAGTGGCGATGACCCTTTGGGATCACAGTTTGAAAGTCGTATTCTGGCAATTGAGGGAAGTTCTGTGTATTCTCCCGTTGAAAGCATAAAATGCTTGGAAGTAGGACTCAAGGATTATGTTCATAATCACCACACTTATTTCTCAACTGG GGAAAATCTGAAGGTTGGAACTGGGGTTGCTAAATCTTCTGGAAGTTCTCAGGGCAATAGCCAGGTGGTGGAAGCTGTGGTGATTATCAGTGAGATGTCAGAACCATTCCCTTCTTCCTGCTTCAGGGAACAAGACATGAAAACAGAG ATCTTATGTTTCATGGACTTTGTTCCTTGTTCGGTTGCTCAGTCATCCCTTGATGCATTGACAAGCATCAACTGGAAAAGTTATGGGTTGACTCTACCGAACGTTGCAGATCATGATGGTTGTGTAATGCTGGAATGGGAGAACCTACCACCATATTTCCACATTCATATTGCCATCCATTGTTACCATAGA AAGGTGAAACAGTGGGTTGCACAAAACAGTTTACCTGATCGAAATCTTGCTAGAAAAGCTGTCAAATGTGCTTTGGATGACTTAAAGGAAAATAATCAAGGGGTTCTCCTAAGTACACGTGCACTTAAG ATGTGTGATTATGCACCTGATCTTGCAAAAACGCTTGCTCGCCTGATCTTATCCTCCAATGACTTGCACTTCCAAGAAGAATGTTGTTCTCTTCTCGGAGTACAGTCTCAAGAGGTTAACACGGATAATGTTGGAAATTGCATCAGAGAGAAGATAGTTTCAGTCATCAGATTGAATGACTGTAACCCCCAGAAACATACGGAAGCCCCAAGCTTCCTCTTTCAAGATGATTGCTTCCAGAGAGAGGATTTCATGGACGAGGAATATCAAGAAGGTGAAGAAGCTTACAGCTCTTTGGATCTGTAG
- the LOC132643976 gene encoding type 2 DNA topoisomerase 6 subunit B-like isoform X2, with product MEISSVQMLYKHLIFLAVQRCRMSDDLCRLTVKLTSSSRFPLHFVRISVSDTGVGSKLEEYQYLKYGDDLVLANQWDGMISIATTSISDSEIHNLNLNLKEFISAGRLTKLPSTVKNDVKFSGTEVSVSISKSLDDLLAEVTCFLQKMILVKIPRVVLELLVSGDDPLGSQFESRILAIEGSSVYSPVESIKCLEVGLKDYVHNHHTYFSTGENLKVGTGVAKSSGSSQGNSQVVEAVVIISEMSEPFPSSCFREQDMKTESSLDALTSINWKSYGLTLPNVADHDGCVMLEWENLPPYFHIHIAIHCYHRKVKQWVAQNSLPDRNLARKAVKCALDDLKENNQGVLLSTRALKMCDYAPDLAKTLARLILSSNDLHFQEECCSLLGVQSQEVNTDNVGNCIREKIVSVIRLNDCNPQKHTEAPSFLFQDDCFQREDFMDEEYQEGEEAYSSLDL from the exons ATGGAAATCTCATCAGTGCAAATGCTCTATAAACAT TTAATTTTCTTAGCCGTTCAACGATGCCGCATGTCTGATGATCTTTGCAGATTAACTGTCAAATTGACCTCCTCTTCTCGATTTCCACTCCACTTCGTTCGAATTTCAG TTTCTGATACTGGTGTCGGGAGCAAACTGGAGGAATACCAATATTTGAAATACGGAGACGACCTTGTTCTGGCTAATCAATGGG ATGGGATGATTTCTATTGCAACTACAA GCATATCTGATAGTGAGATACACAACTTAAACTTAAATTTAAAAGAATTTATTTCTGCTGGGAGACTGACAAAGCTACCCTCAACTGTAAAGAATGATGTCAAATTCAG CGGGACTGAAGTATCAGTATCAATATCCAAGAGCCTTGATGACTTATTGGCAGAGGTGACCTGCTTTCTTCAGAAG ATGATCCTTGTGAAGATTCCG AGAGTTGTATTGGAACTCTTAGTTAGTGGCGATGACCCTTTGGGATCACAGTTTGAAAGTCGTATTCTGGCAATTGAGGGAAGTTCTGTGTATTCTCCCGTTGAAAGCATAAAATGCTTGGAAGTAGGACTCAAGGATTATGTTCATAATCACCACACTTATTTCTCAACTGG GGAAAATCTGAAGGTTGGAACTGGGGTTGCTAAATCTTCTGGAAGTTCTCAGGGCAATAGCCAGGTGGTGGAAGCTGTGGTGATTATCAGTGAGATGTCAGAACCATTCCCTTCTTCCTGCTTCAGGGAACAAGACATGAAAACAGAG TCATCCCTTGATGCATTGACAAGCATCAACTGGAAAAGTTATGGGTTGACTCTACCGAACGTTGCAGATCATGATGGTTGTGTAATGCTGGAATGGGAGAACCTACCACCATATTTCCACATTCATATTGCCATCCATTGTTACCATAGA AAGGTGAAACAGTGGGTTGCACAAAACAGTTTACCTGATCGAAATCTTGCTAGAAAAGCTGTCAAATGTGCTTTGGATGACTTAAAGGAAAATAATCAAGGGGTTCTCCTAAGTACACGTGCACTTAAG ATGTGTGATTATGCACCTGATCTTGCAAAAACGCTTGCTCGCCTGATCTTATCCTCCAATGACTTGCACTTCCAAGAAGAATGTTGTTCTCTTCTCGGAGTACAGTCTCAAGAGGTTAACACGGATAATGTTGGAAATTGCATCAGAGAGAAGATAGTTTCAGTCATCAGATTGAATGACTGTAACCCCCAGAAACATACGGAAGCCCCAAGCTTCCTCTTTCAAGATGATTGCTTCCAGAGAGAGGATTTCATGGACGAGGAATATCAAGAAGGTGAAGAAGCTTACAGCTCTTTGGATCTGTAG